One region of Ktedonobacterales bacterium genomic DNA includes:
- the aceA gene encoding isocitrate lyase codes for MTQYLAELATTWKEDPRWAGIIRPYAAEDVVRLRGSIHIEYTLARLGAKRLWELLHTEPYIAALGALTGNQAMQQVKAGLQAIYLSGWQVAADANLAGHMYPDQSLYPANSVPQVVRRINQALQRADQIHHAEGKNGIHWFAPIVADAEAGFGGPLNVFELMKAMIEAGAAGVHFEDQLASEKKCGHMGGKVLVPTATAIKHLVSARLAADVMGVSTLIIARTDANGAHLITSDIDSRDHRFLTGERTSEGFFRIRAGLDTAIARGLAYAPYCDLIWCETSEPNIDEACRFAAAIHEQFPGKLLAYNCSPSFNWKKKLDARTIATFQQQLGEMGYKFQFVTLAGFHALNYSMFDLASEYRARGMEAYSELQQAEFGREADGYSATRHQREVGTGYFDEVALAISGGEASTLALTGSTELAQFHA; via the coding sequence ATGACCCAATACCTTGCCGAACTGGCTACCACATGGAAAGAAGACCCGCGCTGGGCGGGCATCATTCGACCTTATGCTGCGGAGGACGTAGTGCGCCTGCGTGGTTCCATCCACATCGAATATACGCTGGCTCGCCTGGGCGCAAAACGCCTGTGGGAGCTTCTGCATACGGAGCCGTATATTGCCGCCCTGGGGGCGCTGACTGGCAATCAGGCCATGCAGCAGGTGAAAGCAGGCTTGCAAGCCATTTACTTGAGCGGCTGGCAGGTAGCGGCTGACGCCAACCTTGCCGGACACATGTACCCCGACCAGAGCCTCTACCCCGCTAACAGCGTTCCACAGGTCGTGCGTCGCATCAATCAGGCGTTGCAGCGCGCCGACCAGATTCATCATGCCGAAGGCAAGAACGGCATCCACTGGTTTGCGCCGATTGTCGCCGACGCCGAAGCAGGCTTTGGCGGTCCCTTGAACGTGTTTGAGCTAATGAAAGCCATGATCGAGGCCGGAGCCGCTGGCGTCCATTTTGAGGACCAACTTGCCTCCGAGAAAAAGTGCGGCCATATGGGCGGCAAAGTCCTGGTACCCACTGCAACCGCCATCAAGCATCTGGTCTCCGCGCGGCTGGCCGCCGACGTGATGGGCGTGTCCACACTCATTATCGCCCGCACCGACGCCAACGGCGCGCACCTGATTACCAGCGACATTGACTCCCGTGACCATCGTTTCCTCACCGGGGAGCGCACTTCCGAAGGCTTCTTCCGCATACGCGCCGGGCTGGATACCGCCATAGCCAGGGGTCTTGCCTACGCTCCCTACTGCGACCTGATCTGGTGCGAAACCTCCGAGCCGAATATTGATGAGGCCTGCCGTTTCGCTGCCGCCATTCACGAGCAGTTCCCCGGCAAGCTCCTCGCCTATAACTGCTCCCCCTCCTTCAACTGGAAGAAAAAGTTGGACGCGCGCACCATCGCCACCTTCCAGCAGCAGCTTGGAGAGATGGGCTACAAGTTCCAGTTCGTCACGCTGGCGGGCTTCCACGCCCTCAACTACAGCATGTTCGATCTGGCAAGCGAATACCGCGCGCGCGGCATGGAGGCGTACTCCGAACTGCAACAGGCCGAGTTTGGCCGCGAAGCCGATGGCTACAGCGCAACCCGCCATCAGCGCGAGGTGGGCACCGGCTACTTCGATGAGGTCGCGCTCGCCATTTCCGGTGGCGAAGCCTCTACCCTGGCTTTGACCGGCTCAACCGAACTGGCCCAATTCCACGCATAA
- the aceB gene encoding malate synthase A, producing MTTSAHLHRSIDGVEITGPVSPAFAEILTPDGLGFVAMLAREFGARREALLQARTERQARIDAGQLPDFLPETATIRSGAWTIAPTPPDLQDRRVEITGPVERKMMINALNSGAKVFMADFEDAHAPTWAATIEGQINLRDAVSRTISYISPEGKTYQLQEKIATLMVRPRGWHLLEKHMLIDGKSVSASLFDFGLAFFHNAKTLLEKGTGPYYYLPKMESHLEARLWNDVFVLAQDQLSVPQGTIKATVLIETILAAFEMDEILYELRNHSAGLNCGRWDYIFSAIKKRRSDPNFVLPDRALVTMTTHFMRSYSLLLIQTCHRRSAHAMGGMAAQIPIKNDPKANEEAMEKVRADKVREANDGHDGTWVAHPGLVATAMEAFDAAMPQPNQIDRKREDVQVSAADLLVVPEGPITEKGLRTNISVGVQYLEAWLGGLGCVPLYNLMEDAATAEISRAQVWQWIRHPKGVLNDGRKVTIDLFRQMLAEEMEKITSIVGAEGYAARHYQLASELFDRITTSDQFVEFLTLPAYGYLD from the coding sequence ATGACGACATCTGCGCATCTTCACCGCTCCATTGATGGAGTGGAGATTACTGGCCCCGTCTCACCAGCCTTTGCAGAGATACTGACCCCCGATGGGCTGGGGTTTGTGGCGATGCTCGCCCGCGAGTTTGGAGCGCGGCGCGAAGCCCTGCTGCAAGCGCGCACAGAGCGCCAGGCCAGAATTGACGCGGGCCAGCTCCCCGATTTCCTGCCCGAAACCGCCACGATTCGCAGCGGCGCGTGGACGATTGCTCCCACCCCCCCTGATCTGCAAGACCGCCGTGTCGAGATCACCGGACCGGTTGAGCGCAAGATGATGATTAACGCCCTGAACTCCGGCGCCAAAGTCTTCATGGCCGACTTCGAGGACGCCCACGCGCCCACCTGGGCGGCAACCATCGAGGGCCAGATCAATCTGCGTGATGCTGTCAGCCGCACAATCAGCTACATCAGCCCGGAGGGCAAGACGTATCAGCTACAGGAGAAGATCGCTACCCTGATGGTCCGCCCGCGCGGCTGGCATTTGCTCGAAAAGCATATGTTGATCGACGGCAAGTCGGTTTCCGCCAGCCTCTTTGATTTTGGGCTGGCCTTCTTCCACAACGCCAAAACCCTGCTCGAAAAAGGGACCGGCCCCTATTATTATCTGCCCAAGATGGAAAGCCACCTGGAGGCGCGCCTCTGGAACGATGTCTTTGTCCTAGCGCAGGACCAACTTAGCGTCCCGCAGGGAACCATCAAAGCCACCGTTCTCATCGAAACCATCCTGGCCGCCTTCGAGATGGACGAGATTTTGTACGAACTGCGCAACCATTCCGCCGGGCTGAATTGTGGCCGCTGGGACTACATCTTCAGCGCCATCAAAAAGCGCCGCAGCGACCCCAACTTTGTGCTGCCGGACCGCGCCCTGGTGACGATGACCACGCATTTCATGCGCTCGTATTCGCTGCTGCTCATCCAGACCTGCCACCGCCGCAGCGCGCACGCGATGGGCGGCATGGCGGCACAGATTCCCATTAAAAACGACCCCAAAGCCAATGAAGAAGCAATGGAGAAGGTTCGGGCCGATAAAGTGCGCGAAGCCAATGACGGACACGATGGCACCTGGGTAGCGCATCCTGGCCTGGTCGCTACGGCAATGGAGGCGTTCGATGCCGCCATGCCACAGCCCAACCAGATTGACCGCAAGCGCGAGGATGTGCAGGTCAGCGCCGCTGATCTGCTAGTCGTTCCCGAAGGGCCAATCACCGAGAAGGGGCTGCGCACCAATATCAGCGTCGGCGTCCAGTATCTGGAAGCCTGGCTTGGTGGCCTGGGCTGCGTGCCGCTCTATAACCTGATGGAAGACGCCGCAACCGCCGAAATCTCCAGGGCGCAGGTCTGGCAATGGATTCGTCACCCTAAAGGCGTCCTGAACGATGGCCGCAAAGTGACCATTGATCTCTTCCGCCAGATGCTGGCCGAAGAGATGGAAAAGATCACATCCATCGTCGGCGCTGAGGGCTACGCCGCCCGCCATTACCAGTTGGCGAGCGAACTCTTTGACCGCATCACCACGTCAGACCAGTTTGTCGAGTTCCTTACCCTGCCCGCTTATGGATACCTGGACTGA
- a CDS encoding MFS transporter, producing MLQAEPAPEQKEQRRNPPPKGLAVLGVLRHSAMLRLWLAQVIYLSVQSAASYGMIVRMTDETGSATLVGLVLIALTLPPFLLGAPAGALVDRMDRRNVLWVSNALRALATALFVLALLATPHAFYSIYLLALLFSLVGLFFTPAEGALIPTLVNEEELLPALSLYNLTLNVSQAVGLLVLGPLMLSLLPTIIIPLGGQHQLTLLPIETLFVLITLLYLLAAVLIHSLPRGRRPAPRSAEVLASRVADEDRLHDPPLSGQALASNVEPTIPNWQQLRTDLRDGWQLVRKDGILSDSLLQACFGSLMMMTIAGLATIFVERFLNLPSKDTALIFTPAGIGIVVGSLLIPVVVSHLGQMRTIIVGMIGMAVGIGLLPVAQHIAQLAAPDDWWTEPTFLLIVAALTTLVGFSLDFIIVPAQAEMQERSPDEMRGRVLALYQALFNGGSIPVLLFMGAVADLLGIVVVLYLMAGLSLTVALLATLRALFRNRERSHRGSLPVAVHSKRPHQLPQPWIDEHASADEMPEGAPL from the coding sequence ATGTTGCAAGCAGAGCCAGCCCCCGAACAGAAGGAGCAGCGCAGAAATCCTCCCCCAAAAGGTCTGGCCGTCTTAGGGGTACTGCGGCATTCGGCCATGTTACGACTCTGGCTGGCTCAAGTCATCTATCTTAGCGTGCAATCGGCTGCCAGTTATGGCATGATTGTGCGTATGACCGATGAAACCGGCTCGGCCACCCTGGTCGGGCTGGTCCTGATTGCGCTGACCTTGCCCCCATTCCTGCTTGGTGCTCCGGCAGGGGCGCTGGTAGATCGCATGGATCGCCGCAATGTCCTCTGGGTCAGCAACGCCCTGCGCGCCCTGGCGACTGCGCTCTTTGTCCTGGCATTACTCGCCACTCCCCATGCATTTTACTCGATCTATCTCCTGGCTCTGTTATTTTCGTTGGTTGGCCTGTTCTTTACCCCGGCAGAGGGCGCGCTGATCCCCACGCTCGTCAATGAAGAAGAACTGCTGCCCGCCCTCTCGCTCTATAACCTGACGCTGAACGTCAGCCAGGCGGTAGGTTTGCTGGTGCTTGGGCCGCTCATGCTGAGTCTTCTACCAACCATCATCATCCCGCTGGGAGGCCAGCATCAACTGACTCTTCTGCCCATTGAAACACTCTTTGTCCTGATTACCCTCCTCTATCTTCTGGCTGCCGTTCTCATCCACAGTCTGCCCAGGGGCCGCCGACCAGCCCCGCGTTCCGCAGAAGTGCTGGCAAGCAGAGTAGCAGATGAAGACCGGCTGCACGATCCTCCGCTTTCAGGGCAGGCGCTGGCAAGCAATGTCGAACCAACCATCCCAAACTGGCAGCAGCTACGCACAGATTTACGCGATGGTTGGCAGCTCGTCCGAAAAGATGGCATCTTGTCCGATTCGCTTCTGCAAGCCTGCTTTGGCAGCCTGATGATGATGACCATTGCCGGACTGGCAACGATCTTCGTGGAACGCTTCTTGAACCTGCCCAGCAAAGATACTGCCCTCATCTTCACGCCGGCTGGCATTGGCATCGTCGTGGGTTCGCTGCTCATTCCTGTCGTAGTTTCTCACCTGGGTCAGATGCGAACCATCATCGTCGGAATGATTGGCATGGCGGTAGGTATAGGGCTGCTCCCGGTGGCCCAGCACATTGCACAACTGGCCGCTCCAGACGATTGGTGGACAGAACCCACCTTCCTGCTCATCGTAGCAGCCCTCACTACACTCGTTGGCTTCAGTCTGGATTTCATCATTGTCCCCGCGCAGGCAGAAATGCAGGAACGCTCGCCCGACGAGATGCGTGGGCGTGTGCTGGCGCTCTATCAAGCCCTCTTCAATGGCGGTTCTATCCCAGTCCTCCTCTTTATGGGAGCAGTGGCCGACCTGCTCGGCATTGTGGTAGTTCTCTATTTGATGGCGGGCCTCAGCCTTACGGTGGCGCTGCTCGCCACCCTGCGGGCGTTGTTCAGGAACCGCGAGCGTTCTCATCGCGGTTCGCTTCCTGTCGCTGTTCACAGCAAGCGGCCACATCAGTTACCCCAGCCCTGGATAGATGAGCACGCCAGCGCCGATGAGATGCCCGAAGGCGCTCCCCTATAA
- a CDS encoding response regulator transcription factor yields the protein MLNLLLVEDNENLRPALGRGLEDTRSVRVGASCGSSEEALALCLADPPDVILMDVQLAGEMNGIEAAIAIRREFPRLPVVFYSIQDDDVYYRAFRRSGILSHYAYVRKSNYLLPQMIIPLLRDAVAGRSFIDPEIESRVQEVRQKDEESPMALLEPNEQVVARLLAQGMSNEHIAARLGFRDKRTISRTNGQIYTAWGLNESTTDEKVARVRAILIIREGRLIHWDEQGAPHILDTRGQWIPYDLGKE from the coding sequence ATGCTGAACCTGCTGTTGGTCGAAGATAACGAAAACCTGCGCCCTGCACTGGGTAGAGGGCTGGAAGACACCAGATCGGTGCGCGTCGGAGCTTCGTGCGGCAGCAGCGAAGAAGCCCTGGCGCTCTGCCTGGCCGATCCGCCTGATGTCATCCTGATGGACGTGCAGTTGGCAGGCGAGATGAACGGTATTGAGGCTGCTATTGCCATCCGGCGCGAGTTTCCGCGCTTGCCCGTCGTCTTCTATTCCATTCAGGACGATGACGTCTATTATCGCGCCTTTCGCCGCTCTGGCATCCTCAGCCACTATGCCTACGTGCGCAAATCCAACTACCTCCTGCCGCAGATGATCATACCTTTGCTGCGAGACGCCGTCGCCGGGCGCAGCTTCATTGACCCGGAGATTGAGTCGCGCGTTCAGGAAGTGCGCCAGAAAGACGAGGAATCGCCAATGGCCCTGCTAGAACCGAATGAGCAGGTGGTTGCCCGCCTCCTGGCGCAAGGCATGAGCAACGAACATATCGCCGCGCGGCTGGGTTTTCGTGATAAACGGACTATCAGCCGAACGAACGGACAAATCTACACGGCCTGGGGGCTCAACGAAAGTACCACCGATGAGAAAGTGGCGCGGGTGCGCGCTATCCTGATTATCCGCGAAGGGCGGCTCATCCACTGGGATGAGCAGGGCGCGCCCCATATTCTTGACACACGCGGCCAATGGATACCTTACGACCTCGGAAAAGAGTGA
- a CDS encoding ATP-binding protein: MFLYYFLNWAFRTVSFFNTITLLWLGLTVLLNAERRRWGTWVASGGLLIGGAFFAAHSTVVGRIFDTLDTQVSFWWRLIWLPFIFSPYLWYLVIVGYTGVLRAGGHRVWLLLVSALGCVALALLLFPHNLPSYEELTEGSPQSVFSIAGVPLVMLIYPIYSVLCFALALFALHHPAGSERFMGALAQRRALPWLSGASYVLLAVSLGVGGIATWLIEGLESRQIIFTAPATQQLLMAFDILISTLIAAAVILAGQGMVAYEIFTGKVLPRGGLARHWRNSLILAAGYGAAVAGSLVLAINPMYPLVLATLIMTAFYGLLSWRSYAEHERGMERLRPFVASQRLYEHLLKPTISPEVDVATPFKALCEGVLGTQVAYLAAVGPLAPSGGVILTYPANTSLALRTLASITTRFHAPQDICIPLDPNQYGGAVWAAPLWSERGLIGVLLLGNRRDGRLYTQEEMEIARATGERLIDTQASAEMSRRLMALQRERLAESQILDQRTRRVLHDDVLAHLHTAMLRLSSPQAGAPETTAEVVKLLGETHHQIANLLRAMPITTTREVARLGLIGALRQVIDTELAAAFDSVTWQIDPQAAHNLQYISALAAEVLFSAAREAIRNAARYGRNGEHSRALHLKLSVALADGLQIMIEDDGVGLDTADPLVNSSGQGLALHSTMMTIIGGTLTAESGPAGLSTRVTLTLPLEPSSIPLLAETGVNSPEQRAIITTGQPLPDPPSAPAQHSITA, encoded by the coding sequence ATGTTCCTCTATTATTTCCTCAACTGGGCCTTCCGAACAGTCTCTTTTTTTAATACCATCACCTTGCTATGGCTGGGGCTAACCGTCCTGCTCAATGCAGAACGGCGCCGCTGGGGAACCTGGGTAGCCTCCGGCGGCCTGCTCATCGGTGGTGCTTTTTTCGCCGCGCATTCAACTGTCGTGGGACGCATCTTCGACACTCTGGATACACAGGTCTCCTTCTGGTGGCGGCTGATCTGGCTCCCTTTTATTTTCTCGCCATACCTCTGGTATCTGGTCATCGTCGGCTATACCGGCGTGCTGCGCGCGGGAGGCCATCGTGTCTGGCTCTTGCTGGTCAGTGCGCTAGGCTGCGTAGCGTTGGCGCTGCTGCTTTTCCCACATAATCTGCCCAGCTACGAAGAACTGACCGAGGGCAGTCCGCAAAGCGTTTTCTCTATCGCTGGTGTCCCGCTAGTCATGCTCATCTATCCCATCTACAGCGTCCTGTGTTTTGCCCTCGCGCTCTTCGCTCTCCACCATCCAGCAGGCTCCGAACGTTTCATGGGCGCCCTGGCGCAGCGCCGCGCGCTCCCCTGGCTCAGCGGTGCATCGTATGTCCTGCTTGCCGTCAGCCTTGGCGTTGGCGGTATTGCCACCTGGCTGATTGAGGGCCTGGAGTCACGGCAGATCATCTTTACCGCGCCAGCCACTCAGCAACTGCTCATGGCGTTTGATATACTCATTTCCACCTTGATCGCCGCAGCAGTGATCCTGGCTGGGCAAGGCATGGTTGCTTATGAAATCTTTACCGGCAAAGTCCTGCCGCGCGGTGGCCTAGCGCGTCACTGGCGCAACAGCCTGATTCTGGCAGCAGGCTACGGCGCAGCAGTCGCTGGAAGCCTGGTTCTGGCGATCAATCCTATGTATCCTCTTGTGCTGGCAACCCTCATCATGACCGCCTTTTACGGCCTGTTAAGCTGGCGTTCCTACGCCGAACACGAGCGCGGCATGGAGCGGCTGCGCCCGTTTGTCGCCAGCCAGCGACTCTACGAACATCTCCTCAAGCCAACCATCTCTCCTGAAGTTGATGTCGCCACTCCCTTCAAGGCGCTCTGTGAAGGCGTACTGGGTACCCAGGTCGCCTATCTCGCCGCCGTCGGACCGCTTGCGCCGTCTGGTGGGGTGATCCTTACATACCCTGCCAACACCTCGCTTGCGCTGCGAACACTCGCCAGCATCACAACCCGCTTTCACGCTCCCCAGGACATCTGCATTCCCCTTGATCCCAACCAATATGGCGGCGCTGTCTGGGCTGCTCCCCTCTGGAGTGAACGCGGCTTGATCGGCGTACTGCTGCTGGGGAACAGGCGCGATGGCCGCCTTTATACCCAAGAAGAGATGGAGATTGCCCGCGCCACCGGCGAGCGTTTAATTGACACGCAGGCCAGCGCCGAAATGTCCCGCAGACTGATGGCCTTGCAGCGCGAACGGCTGGCCGAAAGCCAGATTCTCGACCAGCGCACCAGAAGGGTGCTGCATGATGACGTATTGGCGCACCTGCACACCGCTATGCTCCGGCTCAGCAGCCCACAGGCAGGCGCCCCCGAAACAACGGCTGAAGTCGTCAAGCTGCTTGGAGAGACACATCATCAGATTGCCAATCTCCTGCGCGCCATGCCTATCACAACCACCCGCGAAGTCGCTCGCCTGGGCCTGATCGGCGCGCTTCGCCAGGTCATTGATACCGAACTTGCCGCAGCCTTTGATAGCGTCACCTGGCAGATCGACCCGCAGGCAGCGCACAATCTGCAATACATTTCCGCTCTCGCTGCCGAAGTCCTCTTCTCCGCTGCCCGCGAGGCCATCCGCAACGCGGCCCGCTATGGACGCAACGGAGAACACAGCCGCGCTTTGCACCTGAAGCTCTCGGTTGCCCTGGCTGATGGCCTCCAGATAATGATTGAGGACGATGGCGTAGGGCTGGATACAGCCGATCCACTCGTCAACAGCAGCGGCCAGGGGCTGGCGCTGCACAGCACTATGATGACCATTATCGGCGGCACACTCACCGCAGAGAGCGGTCCAGCAGGGCTATCCACGCGTGTCACTCTGACGCTTCCTCTAGAACCCTCCTCTATTCCGCTGCTAGCCGAGACGGGCGTAAACAGCCCTGAACAGCGCGCCATCATAACTACCGGGCAGCCATTGCCAGACCCGCCGTCAGCTCCGGCTCAGCATTCAATAACTGCTTGA
- a CDS encoding tetratricopeptide repeat protein: MASFAQTLRRYRTQRGLTQQELAASARISVRSVTDLERGVSRSPHKDTIALLADALQLSTQERASFLEAARGRGTAATARVSGLLDLLPPLTSLIGREREEAALVRLLQQERTRLLTLMGSAGVGKTRLTMQVALTVQEDFPDGVCFIELAALRDPALLIPAIARHLGVPERGATPLEETLAAAIGERQMLLVLDNLEQILPAGASISRLLARCPLLKALVTSRAALRVRGEHRFPLAPLAFPNPTDLPTLPEVASYPAVVLFCQRAQAITPDFALRTQEDAQVIARLCQRLDGLPLAIELAAARLNIFSPQAMLQRLIGPQDDSPLDMLSSPIQDLPDRQQSARAAIQWSYDLLDSQEQQVFHTLCLFESSATLAALCSVSERDEQTMLASLASLVDKSLALRDERDTETLRFTCLELLRAYGVERLYAQGEAEQMQARFAAYYRALAKEAERGIPSPQQEHWLRTLDRELPHIRTALQWFLENAQIKQGLRLAAALTRYWTLRGFLSEGRRWLEVFLPQATEQSALAPEVARALLCIGDLAYRQGAYEESQAFCEQGLDLCRALQSTPGTAFALCLIGRVKMDQSYYQEAEDHLRESLALFRALEDTQGIAFALNLLGATFLYQEQSKQAVVCYEEALALSRQLGDLEQMARSLNDLGTILKATDRPRAIAMLQEAQRLGKRIGSRAGSATLLSHLGHDAFEHGEFAQAAEYHRASLKARREFGDVDGVAFSLCNLGNAERELGHEEEAKQLFLEAIPLILRTNSRRGLARLLEGLATGACVAGRLEEAARLWGQADQVRRLANSQDSTLRAILMERHLSKAKQELGPERYEAAFQEGSQMPYDSILNALRQSDQ, encoded by the coding sequence ATGGCTTCTTTTGCGCAGACGCTCAGACGCTATCGCACGCAGCGCGGACTCACCCAGCAAGAACTGGCGGCATCCGCCCGCATCAGCGTGCGCTCCGTCACCGATCTGGAGCGCGGAGTCAGCCGCAGCCCGCACAAAGACACCATCGCTTTGCTGGCCGACGCCTTGCAGCTTTCGACGCAAGAACGCGCCAGCTTTCTTGAAGCGGCCAGGGGCCGGGGGACAGCCGCCACAGCCAGGGTAAGCGGCTTATTAGACCTCTTGCCACCGCTGACCTCGCTGATTGGCCGCGAGCGCGAAGAAGCCGCGCTGGTTCGGCTGCTTCAGCAAGAGCGCACGCGCCTGCTGACGCTCATGGGTTCGGCGGGCGTGGGCAAAACACGTCTGACAATGCAGGTTGCCCTGACCGTTCAGGAAGACTTCCCCGATGGGGTCTGCTTCATTGAACTGGCGGCGCTGCGTGATCCGGCGCTGCTGATTCCGGCCATCGCCCGGCATCTAGGCGTACCCGAACGCGGAGCCACACCGCTCGAAGAAACGTTGGCCGCCGCCATCGGTGAACGCCAGATGTTGCTCGTACTGGACAATCTGGAGCAAATACTGCCCGCTGGCGCCAGTATCAGCAGACTCCTGGCGCGCTGCCCGCTCCTCAAGGCGCTCGTCACGAGCCGCGCTGCCCTGCGCGTGCGCGGCGAACACCGCTTCCCGCTGGCCCCACTGGCCTTTCCTAATCCTACCGATCTGCCGACGCTTCCTGAAGTAGCCTCCTATCCGGCGGTGGTCCTCTTTTGCCAGCGCGCCCAGGCCATCACGCCGGATTTTGCCCTGCGCACCCAGGAGGACGCCCAGGTTATCGCCCGGCTTTGCCAGCGTCTAGATGGCCTGCCGCTGGCGATAGAACTGGCGGCGGCCAGGCTCAACATCTTCTCGCCCCAGGCCATGTTGCAGCGCCTTATCGGCCCGCAGGACGATTCCCCGCTGGATATGCTCAGCAGCCCCATCCAAGACCTGCCTGACCGCCAGCAATCGGCACGCGCCGCTATCCAGTGGAGCTACGACCTGCTGGATTCACAGGAGCAGCAGGTCTTTCACACACTTTGCCTCTTCGAGAGCAGCGCCACATTGGCTGCCCTTTGCTCCGTTTCTGAGCGCGACGAGCAGACTATGCTCGCGTCGCTGGCTTCACTGGTTGATAAGAGCCTGGCCCTGCGCGACGAACGTGACACAGAAACACTCCGCTTCACTTGCCTGGAACTGCTCCGCGCCTACGGGGTCGAGCGATTATACGCCCAGGGAGAAGCCGAACAGATGCAAGCGCGTTTCGCTGCCTATTATCGCGCGCTGGCAAAGGAAGCCGAGCGCGGCATTCCCAGCCCTCAGCAAGAACACTGGCTGCGCACGCTGGACCGCGAACTGCCTCATATCCGCACTGCGCTTCAGTGGTTCTTAGAGAACGCGCAGATCAAACAGGGTTTGCGTCTGGCGGCGGCGCTCACTCGCTACTGGACATTGCGCGGCTTCCTCTCCGAAGGGCGGCGCTGGCTAGAGGTCTTTCTTCCCCAGGCTACAGAGCAGAGCGCGCTCGCTCCCGAAGTTGCCCGCGCCCTGCTCTGTATCGGTGATCTCGCCTATCGTCAGGGGGCTTATGAGGAATCGCAGGCATTTTGCGAACAAGGGCTGGACCTGTGCCGCGCGCTGCAAAGCACTCCAGGGACCGCCTTTGCCCTGTGCCTGATCGGTAGAGTCAAAATGGATCAGAGCTACTATCAAGAAGCTGAAGACCACTTACGAGAGAGCCTTGCGCTCTTCCGCGCCCTGGAAGACACTCAGGGGATAGCGTTCGCGCTCAACCTGCTGGGCGCAACCTTTCTGTATCAGGAGCAATCGAAGCAAGCGGTCGTCTGCTATGAAGAGGCGCTGGCGCTGTCACGCCAGCTCGGTGATCTCGAACAGATGGCGCGCAGCCTCAATGATCTGGGTACCATCCTCAAAGCGACGGACAGGCCGCGCGCTATTGCCATGCTGCAAGAGGCGCAGCGCCTGGGCAAGCGGATTGGCAGTCGGGCTGGGAGCGCAACACTCCTTTCCCACCTGGGACATGACGCTTTCGAGCATGGAGAATTCGCCCAGGCAGCGGAATATCATCGCGCCAGCCTGAAGGCGCGGCGCGAATTCGGCGATGTTGATGGCGTGGCCTTTTCGCTGTGCAATCTGGGCAACGCCGAGCGGGAATTGGGGCACGAAGAGGAGGCGAAACAGTTGTTCCTTGAGGCCATCCCGCTCATCCTGCGCACCAATTCGCGGCGAGGGCTGGCCCGCCTGCTGGAAGGGCTGGCAACGGGGGCCTGTGTCGCTGGCCGCCTGGAAGAAGCCGCCCGGCTCTGGGGCCAGGCCGATCAGGTGCGCCGCCTCGCCAATTCCCAGGACTCCACTCTGCGGGCTATACTGATGGAGCGCCATCTCTCCAAAGCGAAGCAGGAGTTGGGGCCAGAACGCTATGAGGCGGCCTTTCAAGAGGGCAGCCAGATGCCCTATGACTCCATTCTGAATGCCTTGCGCCAGAGCGATCAATAG
- a CDS encoding SAM-dependent chlorinase/fluorinase: MSAPLITLTTDFGQADGYVGTMKGVILSRATHAQIIDLSHEIPPQGIAAGAFVLYRAYRYFPPRTIHVAVIDPGVGTARRALLLMTGQGRFIGPDNGLFSYVLREAIALAAGWTGTPASVPAVWHPDFDLEAVLSTTARERLPTAYALTNPAYWLEGPGAPARAAGVTFQGRDLFAPVAAHLANGVAPAELGQPVPLESLTLLPTSRPIRSPGVIEGRVIAVDHFGNLISNIAAGLLPTLGPLDALQVSLGAYRLPGVHTTYSAAQPGQPLALINSAGLLEIAIREGHAAHQLGGRVSDTIFCRSASG; encoded by the coding sequence ATGTCAGCGCCGCTGATTACCCTGACAACCGACTTCGGGCAGGCCGATGGCTACGTTGGCACGATGAAGGGCGTTATCCTCAGCCGCGCCACGCACGCACAGATCATAGACCTGAGCCATGAAATCCCCCCGCAAGGCATCGCGGCGGGCGCATTCGTCCTCTATCGCGCCTACCGCTACTTCCCGCCCCGGACTATCCATGTAGCCGTCATTGATCCTGGCGTGGGTACTGCCCGGCGCGCCTTGCTGCTGATGACAGGCCAGGGTCGCTTTATCGGGCCAGATAACGGCCTCTTCAGCTATGTACTGCGCGAGGCTATCGCCCTGGCCGCTGGATGGACCGGCACGCCCGCCAGTGTCCCCGCCGTCTGGCATCCAGACTTTGACCTCGAAGCCGTCCTATCCACCACGGCGCGAGAGCGCCTGCCCACTGCCTACGCGCTGACCAACCCGGCCTACTGGCTGGAAGGGCCTGGCGCGCCCGCGCGAGCCGCAGGCGTCACCTTCCAGGGCCGCGACCTCTTTGCGCCCGTCGCGGCGCATCTGGCGAATGGCGTCGCGCCCGCCGAACTCGGCCAGCCCGTCCCGCTGGAGAGCCTGACGCTGCTGCCGACATCGAGACCCATCCGCTCGCCTGGCGTCATCGAGGGCCGCGTGATTGCCGTTGATCACTTCGGCAATCTGATCAGCAACATCGCGGCGGGCCTGCTGCCCACACTGGGACCGTTGGACGCGCTTCAGGTATCGCTTGGCGCATATCGGCTGCCGGGTGTTCATACCACCTACAGTGCGGCGCAGCCCGGCCAGCCGCTGGCCCTTATCAACAGCGCGGGCCTGCTGGAAATTGCCATCCGCGAAGGCCACGCCGCCCATCAGCTAGGCGGGCGCGTCAGCGACACCATATTCTGTAGGAGCGCGAGCGGTTGA